GCCATGGTGTTAGCGGTGAACATGCCGCCACAGGAGCCAGCGCCGGGACAGGCGTTGCGCTCCATCTCGTCGAGTTCGTCCCCGGACATGTCGCCGTCCGCCACGGCACCGACGCCTTCGAAGAGGCTCTGGACCGTGATCTCCCGCCCTCGTGCTCGCCGGGCATGATCGAGCCGCCGTACAGGAAGACCGAGGGGAGATCCGTCCGGATCGAGGCCATCATCATCCCAGGCATGTTCTTGTCGCAACCGCCGATCGTCACCAGCCCGTCCATACGCTCACCGAAGGAGACGAGTTCGACGGAGTCGGCGATGAGCTCTCGAGAGATCAGCGAGGCCTTCATCCCCTCGGTCCCCATGGAAATGGCGTCGGAGATGGTGATCGTCCCGAACTCGATAGGCATGCCGCCGGCTTCATCGACCCCCTCGAGCGCTGCGTCGGCGACGTCGTCGAGGTGGACGTTACACGGCGTGATATCGGCCGCCGGATTCGGGATGCCAATCATCGGCGCACCGAAGTCCTCGTCATCGAATCCCATCGCGCGGAACATCGCACGGTGAGGGGCCTTATCCGGCCCCTCCGTCACTTCGCGACTCCGCAACTGCTCGTCTTTCCCGTAGTCGAACTCGTCGTCGCTGCTCATGGTCTGATCTTGATTCGCACGGGTATAAGTTACCCTTTCTCGGCCAATCGTTCGTGGGAGTTCGGACCGGACGAACACGTTCGCCCGGTCGACCGGGGTCGTCGTCCGAACGACTCGGATTCGAAGCCAGACCGTCGGATTGACGTCGCGGAGATGGCCCCAATACGTCGACCGGTGCGAGCGATAGAATCGCTGTTCCCCGCCGAACTGCGCTGCTCTCCGTCGCTGACCCGTCCGGAACTGCCAGTGCAGACGTAATTCTTCGCGAATTAGTCGCGATACTGTCTCTATAACCGATATTCGCTACCGCTAATTACAACGGTTATTCGCCCTATATATATGTATGATGAAATAGTACCTCATATTTTCATGACAGAGGATAACGACCGGTCCTCCAAGCAGAGCACCGAGAGAACGATCAGCAGACGGACCCTCGTTCGGGGAGCCGCGATCGCCGGACTCTCGCTTGCCGGTGCGGGAGCCGCTTCGCCAGCCGCGGCCGCCGGCGAGCGGGTGTTCTTTCAGTACTTCCACGAGACGTGGCCGACGATCACGGACGATCTCTCGCGGGTCGCCGACCGCGGCTACGACGGCGTCTGGATTCAGGCACCCCAGGAGAGCGAACTGACGTGGGAGGAACAGGACGGTCGAAACGATCCGCCGCTGGGCTACCAGCCCGTCGACTTCCGTTCCTTCGACAGCGAGTTCGGCACCGAAGACGACCTGCAGCGACTCATCAACACTGCACACGAACACGGCCTCGAGGTGTACGTCGACTGCGTGATGAATCACATGGCCGCGAACCGTGGCTATGACTTCCCGCAGTTCGGCGAGGAGCACTTCCATACCGATGTCGGATCGATCGACAACTGGGATGACGAACATCAGGTTGAACACGGCAACCTCCTCGGGCTGAAGGACTTGGCGCAACTCGAGAGGCATGGCCACGAGGACACCGCGCCGTACGTCCGCGAGCAGCTATACGAGTACATGCAGAAGATCGCGAGTTTCGGCGCGGACGGCTACCGGTACGACGCGGTCAAGCACGTCGAGGCCGAGTTCTGGGACCAGTACGCCAACTCCTGGGCCGACGAGTTCAACATGAACCGCGTCGGCGAGGTGTTCGACGGGGGCGTCGACTACGTACAGAATTACATTGACACCGGCATGGACGCCTTCGACTATCCGCTGTACTTCGTGCTGAATGATGTCTTCGACTACGGAGATATGAGTCAACTCGAGGGAGCGGGCGTCACGGCGCAGGACCCGTGGCACGCCTGGCCGTTCGTCCAGAATCACGACGAGGGCGCGCCGCCGCAGTACCA
This genomic stretch from Natrinema sp. SYSU A 869 harbors:
- a CDS encoding alpha-amylase domain-containing protein, which produces MTEDNDRSSKQSTERTISRRTLVRGAAIAGLSLAGAGAASPAAAAGERVFFQYFHETWPTITDDLSRVADRGYDGVWIQAPQESELTWEEQDGRNDPPLGYQPVDFRSFDSEFGTEDDLQRLINTAHEHGLEVYVDCVMNHMAANRGYDFPQFGEEHFHTDVGSIDNWDDEHQVEHGNLLGLKDLAQLERHGHEDTAPYVREQLYEYMQKIASFGADGYRYDAVKHVEAEFWDQYANSWADEFNMNRVGEVFDGGVDYVQNYIDTGMDAFDYPLYFVLNDVFDYGDMSQLEGAGVTAQDPWHAWPFVQNHDEGAPPQYHLAHAHALTIEGTPMVYNLYPDEILDDDAITNMVWVKTNLAGGATYWRHTDADLAIYERENNLLVGLNNNTDEWRSEWVSTTWSDESLNDYSGTVDDVTVDDNGWVEVSVPPEGWVFYAP